The following proteins come from a genomic window of Rutidosis leptorrhynchoides isolate AG116_Rl617_1_P2 chromosome 10, CSIRO_AGI_Rlap_v1, whole genome shotgun sequence:
- the LOC139870713 gene encoding uncharacterized protein: protein MAGERSLPFFHTLKDCAKKSDFKWTDEAEEAFQEMKALLKNLPTLTAPIAGKTLILYLVVSKEAVSFVLVAERGDVQMPIYFVSKVLSGSELNYLPIEKLPEISGRLTKWAIKLGEHEIAYCARNAIKGQVMADYLGETAADIPTICGLEQLPAPFPELCELYSKGAASSEGAGAEYEALIAGMRIAQDIGVKKLQAYVDSQFKQINGTFDANDKSMQSYLARIHSLADALTDFKISQIPRSQNKQADVLSKLAAHLVNNDTHNDPSQNKQASRQGSYPASSVPEEGPSPNINPASSQQHYHAERMARLRAQMTYT, encoded by the exons ATGGCCGGAGAAAGATCGCTCCCGTTCTTTCATACACTGAAAGACTGCGCCAAAAAGTCAGATTTCAAATGGACTGATGAGGCAGAAGAGGCATTTCAAGAAATGAAAGCGCTCCTCAAAAATCTCCCTACGCTGACAGCCCCTATCGCGGGCAAAACTTTGATACTTTACCTTGTCGTATCTAAAGAAGCTGTTAGCTTCGTTCTCGTCGCTGAACGAGGAGATGTGCAAATGCCCATATACTTTGTCAGCAAAGTGCTATCTGGAAGTGAGTTAAACTACCTCCCCATAGAAAAGCTG CCAGAAATATCGGGGAGATTGACCAAATGGGCAATAAAGCTAGGCGAGCATGAAATTGCATATTGCGCTAGAAACGCTATTAAGGGTCAGGTAATGGCAGATTATCTGGGCGAGACAGCTGCTGATATACCAACAATTTGTGGTCTTGAACAACTACCCGCACCCTTCCCTGAATTATGTGAACTATATAGCAAAGGCGCAGCAAGCTCTGAAGGTGCCGGAGCAG AATATGAAGCGCTAATCGCAGGAATGCGGATAGCCCAGGATATAGGAGTGAAGAAACTACAAGCTTATGTGGATTCACAATTTAAGCAGATAAATGGCACGTTTGACGCTAATGACAAATCCATGCAGTCATACTTGGCTCGGATTCACTCTTTAGCGGATGCACTCACCGATTTTAAGATCAGCCAAATACCAAGAAGTCAAAACAAACAGGCAGATGTACTCAGCAAGCTGGCAGCT CATTTGGTtaataatgatacgcataatgatccgtctcagaaCAAACAAGCATCCCGACAAGGATCTTACCCGGCATCGTCCGTCCCGGAAGAAGGACCCTCTCCCAACATTAATCCGGCATCATCTCAGCAACATTACCACGCCGAACGAATGGCTAGGCTGAGAGCCCAGATGACATACACATAA
- the LOC139870712 gene encoding uncharacterized protein, with protein sequence MALQAQQLGTKRKAGAGESLEATEISFPTIQALNTSCAPIVLPTPIRQTNKPPTTALSGFSGESAWPIGILDLRLELRDSKDKLKKRTESVEFCVVRSYSRYNAILGSSIQNFGAIPSTIHGMVRFPTERGVATLESTPLDALCASFTDKMNTAPEEKGVNEWWVIVNPGYLEQKVKIGENLTQGTKEKLRNTLISNLDVFCWRDADMTRVPQEIAKHYLRAITNLTPIKQKKRLMAPDRSEWMRREVDKLVKANILSKVNYQTWVANPVLVAKSDGTWLFVSILKILTKLTPKTINRY encoded by the exons ATGGCACTCCAGGCGCAA CAGCTAGGAACTAAGCGCAAAGCTGGCGCTGGCGAAAGCTTGGAGGCGACAGAGATATCTTTCCCTACCATCCAAGCGCTAAACACTTCCTGCGCGCCCATTGTG TTGCCCACACCGATTAGGCAGACTAACAAGCCTCCAACCACGGCCTTATCCGGGTTTTCAGGAGAGTCAGCATGGCCTATCGGAATTTTGGACTTGAGGTTGGAGTTGAGAGACAGCAAGGACAAGTTAAAAAAGCGCACCGAGAGCGTAGAATTCTGCGTAGTACGCTCGTATTCTAGATACAATGCTATATTGGGAAGCTCCATCCAAAATTTTGGCGCTATACCATCCACAATCCATGGGATGGTCCGATTTCCTACAGAACGAGGAGTCGCCACCCTCGAATCAACACCGCTGGATGCCTTGTGCGCATCTTTTACCGATAAAATGAACACTGCCCCTGAAGAGAAAGGCGTGAATGAATGGTGGGTCATAGTTAACCCCGGGTATCTAGAACAAAAGGTAAAGATAGGGGAAAATCTCACACAGGGAACAAAAGAGAAACTGAGGAATACACTCATTTCCAATTTAGACGTGTTCTGTTGGCGCGATGCCGATATGACCAGGGTACCCCAAGAGATAGCGAAGCATTATCTCCGCGCTATTACCAATTTGACCCCTATCAAACAGAAGAAGCGGCTGATGGCGCCTGACAGAAGTGAATGGATGCGCAGAGAAGTCGACAAGCTGGTCAAAGCTAACATATTAAGCAAAGTGAACTACCAGACGTGGGTGGCCAACCCTGTTTTAGTGGCCAAGTCTGATGGAACGTGGCTCTTTGTATCAATTTTAAAGATATTAACAAAGCTTACCCCAAAGACAATTAACCGTTACTAG